In Vibrio pomeroyi, the genomic window ATTAGGTTTTGGTGCCAATCACTTTCTCTTTAATTCAGCTCACGATATGTCGGCTATGGCTGCTTCTAGTGGGACAAGTTCAGCGGCCAGTTCAAGTGATGATCCACTTTATTGGGTTGCACCAATGGACCCAAATTATCAGCGTGACAAGCCGGGTAAATCGCCAATGGGTATGGATTTGGTCCCGGTGTATGCCGATGACTTAACTGGTGGTTCAGACAAAACCGGAACCGTGTTTATCGACGCTTCTGTGGAAAACAACCTCGGTGTCAAAACAGCAAAGGTAGGGTTAGAAGCTTTGTCGCCACGTATTGAAACGGTCGGTTATGTGGCGTTCGATGAAAGTACATTGTGGCAAACCAACGTCCGCGCTGCGGGCTGGGTGGAGAAGCTTTATATCAATGCAGTTGGTGAGAAGGTAAACAAAGGCGATGTCCTCTTCACGCTTTACTCTCCAGAGCTGGTTAAGGCACAAGAAGAGTTACTTAGTGCGTACAAAACGGGTCGCAAAGGATTGATCAAAGGATCGACTGAACGCTTGGTTACCTTAGGTGTCGATAAGGCGCAGATCCGCTCGATTTCACGACAAGGCAAAGCTTCACAAACCATTGAAATCAAAGCGCCTGCAGATGGCGTTATCGCTAGCCTCAATATTCGTGAAGGTGGTTATCTTTCACCAGCTCAAGCAGTAATCAGTGCAGGGCCGCTAGATGAAGTCTGGGTTGACGCAGAGGTGTTTGAGCGCCAAGCACACTGGATCTCATCGGGCAGTAACGCAGAGATGACACTGGACGCGATTCCGGGCAAAGAGTGGCAAGGCAATGTGGATTACGTATATCCGATTCTTGACCCTAAAACTCGAACCTTACGCGTTCGTTTGAAGTTCTCTAACCCTAATGGCGAGCTCAAACCAAACATGTTCGCCAATATAGCACTGAAACCAATCAGTGATGATCAAGTCCTTACCATTCCTAGATCTTCGGTTATCCATTCCGGTGGTATGACTCGTGTTGTGTTGTCTGAAGGTGAAGGTAAATACCGTTCAGCACGCATTGAAGTGGGTCGCGAAGCGGGCGACAAGATCGAGGTGTTGCAAGGGCTTACACAAGGCGAACAGATCGTCACTTCAGCGCACTTCATGCTCGACTCGGAATCTAGTCAATCAGCGGATTTGTCACGAATCAATGGTGCGGAAGAGCAAGCAGAAACAGCTTGGGCAAAAGGTGAAATTGCAGATGTTATGCAAGGCAGTCGTATGGCGACCATCAATCATCAACCTGTTCCTGAGTGGGATTGGCCGGGCATGGTGATGAACTTCACCTTCGTTGAAGGTTTGGACATTAGCCAGCTTAAGCGCGGGCAAGTCGTTGATTTTGAAATGATGAAAACGGAGTCAGGCCAGTATGAAGTTGTTGATTACAAGGTCAGCGAACATCGAATGGCGGGTGAAGTGTGGGTGAAGGGTGACATCACCATGCTAATGCCGGATTTCGGAATGATCACAGTAAACCACAAACCAGTACCCGTGTGGGATTGGAAAGCGGGTGAAATGAACTTCCAAGCCAGTGACGACCTTGATCTATCTGAGTTTGTTGAGGGGCAAACCATTCGGTTTCTAGTGGCAAAGCAAGGTTCAGATTATGTGCTCAAATCTTTAGAAGCGGGTGAGGGCACATTATGATCAATGCAATTATTCGCTGGTCCATCAGTAACCGATTTTTGGTTCTGGTTGCGACTGTCGCCATCGTGTTTGGTGGGCTATACAGCGTTAAAAACACGCCCGTTGATGCGATTCCTGATCTGTCTGATGTGCAGGTGATCATCAAAACCAGCTATCCGGGTCAAGCGCCGCAAGTGGTTGAAGATCAAGTCACGTATCCGCTTACTACTGCGATGTTAGCCGTACCCGGCGCTGAAACAGTTCGTGGTTACTCGTTCTTTGGCGATTCCTACGTCTATATCATCTTCAATGACGATACTGATATGTATTGGGCGCGTTCTCGCGTGTTGGAATACCTGAGCCAAGTCGCGCCTAACTTGCCATCGAGTGCTAAGCCAACATTAGGACCAGATGCAACTGGTGTGGGCTGGGTTTACAGCTATGTATTGCAAGATAAAACCGGTCAGCACGACTTAGCGGATCTTCGCAGCCTGCAAGACTGGTTTTTGAAGTATGAACTGCAAACCGTTGAGGGCGTATCTGAAGTCGCGACGGTAGGCGGTATGGTGAAGCAGTATCAAGTGCAGATCGATCCTGCCAAATTACGTGCTTATGACCTAACGCTTCAGCAAGTTAATAAGGCCATCCAAGATGGTAACCAAGAAACGGGTGCTTCAGTGGTTGAGATTGCTGAAGCCGAACACATGGTTCGCACTACGGGTTACCTCACAAGCATTGAAGATATTCAATCACTGCCACTAAAAGTGACCGACAAAGGCACACCGCTGTTATTGGGCGATATTGCTGACATTAACCTTGGTCCACAGATGCGTCGCGGTATCTCAGAGCTCAATGGTGAAGGCGAAGCGGTTGGTGGTGTTATCGTGATGCGCTTTGGTGAAAATGCCAGTGAAGTGATTGATTCTGTTAAGAGTAAACTCGCAGAGCTACAAGCGGGATTACCAGACGGGGTCGAAATTGTCGCGACCTATGACCGTTCAACCTTGATTGATTCTGCGGTAGAAAACCTATGGAAGAAGTTGGCTGAAGAGTTCATCGTGGTTGCGATTGTGTGTGCGCTGTTCCTATTCCATATTCGTTCATCATTGGTTATCGCGCTTAGCTTGCCTGTCGGTATTTTAGGTGCGTTTATCGTGATGCATTGGCAGGGCATTAATGCCAACATCATGTCTCTCGGTGGTATCGCAATTGCGATTGGTGCCATGGTCGATGGTGCAATCGTAATGATTGAGAACGTTCACAAGCACATTGAACGGACTCCGCTCACTGACAAAAACCGTTGGCAAGTGATCGGTAAGGCAGCAGAAGAGGTGGGAGCACCGCTGTTCTTCTCGCTGATCATCATTACCTTAAGCTTTGTTCCGGTATTCGCATTAGAAGGCCAAGAGGGCAAGATGTTCTCGCCACTCGCGTTTACCAAAACGTATGCAATGGCGGCGGCTGCAGGCTTGGCTATCACGCTTGTGCCAGTGCTAATGGGTTACTTCATTCGTGGCAACGTATTACCTGAACACAAGAACCCAGTGAACCGCAGCTTAGTCGCGATGTATAAACCATTGCTTAATCTAAGCCTCAAGTATCCGAAAGTCATGATCGTGATTGCATTGGGTTTGATGGCTTCTGCGTATTACCCAACCAGCAAGCTTGGCAGCGAGTTCATTCCGCCTTTGGATGAAGGTGACTTGATGTACATGCCGACTACTTATCCGGGGATCTCGATAGGTAAGGCGCGTGAGCTGGTACAGCAAACCAACAAGTTAATCAAAACCATCCCAGAAGTTGAAACCACATGGGGCAAGATTGGGCGTGCGGAAACGGCGACCGATCCTGCACCACTCACAATGATTGAAACCGTTATTCAGCTTAAACCACGAGATGAGTGGCGTGACGGCGTCACTACAGAGTCGTTACGTAAAGAGTTAGATGATCTGATTCAGTTCCCGGGTTTAACAAACGCGTGGGTTATGCCAATTAAGACTCGTATCGACATGCTAGCTACCGGTATTAAAACGCCAATCGGAATCAAGATTGCAGGACCAGATCTGAGTGTTATTGAGGATATCGGTTCTCAGCTTGAGCCTATCTTGAACGGTGTAAGTGGCACGGCCTCTGTGTATGCCGAACGTGTGGCTGGTGGTCGTTATGTCACGATAGACATCAAGCGCCGTTCTGCTGCTCGTTACGGGTTAAGCATCAAAGAAGTGCAGCAGGTTATTTCGACTGCGGTTGGTGGGATGAATGTCGGCGAAACGGTAGAAGGGCTAGAGCGTTACCCAATCAACGTTCGATACCCGCAAGATTATCGTGATTCTGTGGTGAAGTTGCAGAACTTACCACTCGTTACGCCAAACGGTGCTCGTATTGCTTTGTCTGATGTCGCTGACATTCGCTACGAAGATGGCCCACCGATGATCAAAACAGAGAATGCGCGTCCTAACGGTTGGGTGTTCGTGGATATTGATGGTCGTGACCTTGGTTCTTACGTGGCAGAAGCGCAACAAGTGGTTGCTGAGCAAATTGTATTACCTGCTGGTTACTCGCTCGCATGGTCAGGCCAATACGAATACATGGAACGCGCCAAAGATCGCCTGAGTGTGGTAGTGCCTATCACCATCGCCATCATCATGTTGCTGCTGTACTTGAGCTTCCGCCGTGTCGGTGAAGTAATGATGATCATGCTGACATTACCGTTAGCTATGGTGGGTGGTTTGTGGTTGATGCATTACCTCAACTACAACTTCTCCATTGCGGTTGGTGTTGGTTTCATCGCGCTAGCGGGCGTTGCGGTAGAGATTGGGGTAATTATGTTGGTGTACCTCAACCAAGCGTGGCATTTCAAAAAGCTCGATGCAGAGCAGAATCAACAGACACTTCAACAAGCTGATCTCACAGATGCCATTCGTGAAGGGGCAGGGCTTCGTGTGCGTCCAGTCATGATGACGGTTCTTACAGTGATCATTGGCCTAATTCCAATCATGTATGGCGAAGGTACTGGCTCAGAGGTGATGCAACGAATCGCAGCGCCGATGATAGGCGGAATGGCATCTGCGTTATTACTCACGTTATTGGTGCTACCTGCGATCTTTAAACTTTGGAAGCAGCGTGAGCTCACTCAGAGCCAAAACGAGACAAGTAAATAACGTACTGACTATAAAGCCCTTACTTGCGAGATAGGAGTAGGTAAGGGCGCCCCACATGAACATATAAAACTAACAACACCAACAGAATTAATCTAAGGAACGACTATGAAAAAGACACTGATTGCCATAGCTCTAACACTGACTACTGCAACGGCTTTTGCTGCTATGAACCATTCAGCTGGTGACCACTCAAACATGGATCACTCAGGTATGGACCACTCGATGATGAAGAGCGGAGAAATGGATCATTCAAAGATGGATCACAGCATGATTAAGGGTGGAAAGATGGACCATTCCAAGATGATGAATATGGATGGAATGATGGACATGGAAGGTATGTCGGAAGTGGGCATGCCAGCTCAAGGCGCTAAACCCGATAAAGTGGTTCATGTTCTACTGAGTGACGACATGAGAATTACGTTTAAGAACAAGGTCGATATTGAGCCTAATGACGTCGTTCAGTTTGTAGTGATGAATACAGGCAAGATTGACCACGAATTCTCAATTGGTTCTGCCACCGAGCAGTTAGAGCATCGTGAAATGATGAAAAATATGAGTAACCACCATCATGACTCTGGCAGCACAGTGACGGTGAAGCCGGGCAAAGCGAAGCAGGTGCTTTGGCATTTTCACGGTGATAATCACGTAGAGTTCGCATGCAATATCCCAGGTCACACAGAAGCGGGTATGGCGAAGTCGATAACGCTGTAGGCATTATCTAATAGAGCTAGAAGTAGCTGCTAGACAAGTACAAGAAAGCTTAAAGATAAGTCTTAGCTCATCGCGTAGTTGAGACTTATCTTTCTTGGCCACTACTGTAATAGGATCGATGTTTCCAGTAGGTGCTGAGCTTCACCACTTAGGTGCGGTAGCTCTGACATGATCTTCTTAAGCTTGTCGTCGATCGATTCCACTTCACTTAAAGAGCGAAATGCAAGAACGGCTTGCTCTGGTTCGTTGCTCACATAACCCTTCAACGTATTAAGCTGAATTTTGTTCGCATTTTCGACTTTTGACAGTGCGACATTGATTGCTTCGATGTTGATTGTTAACTCATTGCTTTTAAACATTTTTAATTATTTTGGGGTTGTTGCTAATGCGCGCACATTAACACAACCGTTTTTTTGGATATTGACCAAGATTATTAAACCAGCATTTTTGTGAAACTCTTGGCTAAATCAAAAGTACCGTCACAAACTCGTTTTGGCTATCCATGCAATTGATTCATGAGCTTGTTCCTTAGTGTTAAACATCACAAAAAATCATAAGATTTATTTTTACGAGTCTGTTTTTTGCGAATGTTAACTCTCTATTATTGAATCTATTTAGTTAGTTTCCTTGGATATATGAAACATCTCTAAGGAAGAATGATGCAAAAAGGAACGTTATCTCTCGCGATTGTCATGATTTTATCTTCTGGATCGATACACGCAGAAGAACAGATTAGAAATAGTAACTTCGAAGCCAATATGAATGGTTGGTGGAATGCAGGAGCCGATGTAACAACAGAAAGCAACGAAGCTTGTATTGATATTAAAAACCCGGGGAACAATTCTTGGGATGTAATTTTAGGCCACAGCGGTATTGGTTTAGAGCAAGGTCAGAAATATCAGGTATCGTTCGATATATATGCAAATACTGATACTGAGATGAAAGCCTTGATCCAACATGAAGGGCCTCCTTATACGCATTATTTTCTAAGTGACGTGGGTGTATCAACAGACAAGCAAAGCTATACGTTTGATTTTGTGCAAGAACTTGAGAGTGACGCCGATACAGAATTCCAGTTTCAATTAGGAGCACAGAAAACGGGTGTCATCTGTGTTGATAACGTTTCTGTTGTAGGTAAGCCATTTGTAAAAGTAGCGACTAAGATGCCTATCCGAGCTAACCAAGTTGGCTTCTTACCTCAATCCGACAAGTATATCTTTGTTGAAAACTCGTCAACTGAACCTCTTAAATGGACATTAGTATCTCATTCTGGGATCAGCCTCGACCTCGGTAAAACAGAAGTGTTCGGCCTAAATAAAGCGTCGGGTGAGCACATTCACCGAGTTAACCTTTCAAACTATACAGAGACAATGAACGGATTAACGATCAAAGTCGGCGATGATGTCAGTTATCCATTCGATATTAGAAGCGATGTTTATAGCCAGTTAAAGCTCGATGCCTTGTCTTACTTTTATCAAAACCGTAGCGGTATCGAGATAAAACCTGAGTTCGTTCAACGCGACGATCTCGCGAGGCCTGGTGGCCACATGTCCGATAGGGTGACATGTTTTGATAAAGTCGATAGCTGGGGAAATAGATGGCCTGGCTGTGATCTGACTATTGATGCAACCGGTGGTTGGTACGATGCGGGCGACCATGGTAAGTACACAGTAAATAGTGGTATTTCAACTTGGACGCTCCTGAATTTATATGAGCGAGGCAAGTTCTTAGAGAACAAATCACTTCCGTTTTCAGATGGGAAAGTTAAAATCCCTGAAG contains:
- a CDS encoding efflux RND transporter periplasmic adaptor subunit, with translation MKSVKVATIALLVGGALGFGANHFLFNSAHDMSAMAASSGTSSAASSSDDPLYWVAPMDPNYQRDKPGKSPMGMDLVPVYADDLTGGSDKTGTVFIDASVENNLGVKTAKVGLEALSPRIETVGYVAFDESTLWQTNVRAAGWVEKLYINAVGEKVNKGDVLFTLYSPELVKAQEELLSAYKTGRKGLIKGSTERLVTLGVDKAQIRSISRQGKASQTIEIKAPADGVIASLNIREGGYLSPAQAVISAGPLDEVWVDAEVFERQAHWISSGSNAEMTLDAIPGKEWQGNVDYVYPILDPKTRTLRVRLKFSNPNGELKPNMFANIALKPISDDQVLTIPRSSVIHSGGMTRVVLSEGEGKYRSARIEVGREAGDKIEVLQGLTQGEQIVTSAHFMLDSESSQSADLSRINGAEEQAETAWAKGEIADVMQGSRMATINHQPVPEWDWPGMVMNFTFVEGLDISQLKRGQVVDFEMMKTESGQYEVVDYKVSEHRMAGEVWVKGDITMLMPDFGMITVNHKPVPVWDWKAGEMNFQASDDLDLSEFVEGQTIRFLVAKQGSDYVLKSLEAGEGTL
- a CDS encoding efflux RND transporter permease subunit, with product MINAIIRWSISNRFLVLVATVAIVFGGLYSVKNTPVDAIPDLSDVQVIIKTSYPGQAPQVVEDQVTYPLTTAMLAVPGAETVRGYSFFGDSYVYIIFNDDTDMYWARSRVLEYLSQVAPNLPSSAKPTLGPDATGVGWVYSYVLQDKTGQHDLADLRSLQDWFLKYELQTVEGVSEVATVGGMVKQYQVQIDPAKLRAYDLTLQQVNKAIQDGNQETGASVVEIAEAEHMVRTTGYLTSIEDIQSLPLKVTDKGTPLLLGDIADINLGPQMRRGISELNGEGEAVGGVIVMRFGENASEVIDSVKSKLAELQAGLPDGVEIVATYDRSTLIDSAVENLWKKLAEEFIVVAIVCALFLFHIRSSLVIALSLPVGILGAFIVMHWQGINANIMSLGGIAIAIGAMVDGAIVMIENVHKHIERTPLTDKNRWQVIGKAAEEVGAPLFFSLIIITLSFVPVFALEGQEGKMFSPLAFTKTYAMAAAAGLAITLVPVLMGYFIRGNVLPEHKNPVNRSLVAMYKPLLNLSLKYPKVMIVIALGLMASAYYPTSKLGSEFIPPLDEGDLMYMPTTYPGISIGKARELVQQTNKLIKTIPEVETTWGKIGRAETATDPAPLTMIETVIQLKPRDEWRDGVTTESLRKELDDLIQFPGLTNAWVMPIKTRIDMLATGIKTPIGIKIAGPDLSVIEDIGSQLEPILNGVSGTASVYAERVAGGRYVTIDIKRRSAARYGLSIKEVQQVISTAVGGMNVGETVEGLERYPINVRYPQDYRDSVVKLQNLPLVTPNGARIALSDVADIRYEDGPPMIKTENARPNGWVFVDIDGRDLGSYVAEAQQVVAEQIVLPAGYSLAWSGQYEYMERAKDRLSVVVPITIAIIMLLLYLSFRRVGEVMMIMLTLPLAMVGGLWLMHYLNYNFSIAVGVGFIALAGVAVEIGVIMLVYLNQAWHFKKLDAEQNQQTLQQADLTDAIREGAGLRVRPVMMTVLTVIIGLIPIMYGEGTGSEVMQRIAAPMIGGMASALLLTLLVLPAIFKLWKQRELTQSQNETSK
- the copI gene encoding copper-resistant cuproprotein CopI: MKKTLIAIALTLTTATAFAAMNHSAGDHSNMDHSGMDHSMMKSGEMDHSKMDHSMIKGGKMDHSKMMNMDGMMDMEGMSEVGMPAQGAKPDKVVHVLLSDDMRITFKNKVDIEPNDVVQFVVMNTGKIDHEFSIGSATEQLEHREMMKNMSNHHHDSGSTVTVKPGKAKQVLWHFHGDNHVEFACNIPGHTEAGMAKSITL